The segment TACCCCGTCAGTGTCCCTCATCCCGTACCTGTCTCTGTGCCCAGGCCGTACCCTGTGAGTGTGCCCAGGCCAGTAGCTGTGCCTGTGCCTCAGGCCGTGCCTGTGCCAGTCCCTCAGCCCTACCCCGTCAGCGTGCCTCAGCCGGTCCCTGTGCAAGTGCCTCAGCCCGTGGCTGTGCCAGTGCCTCAGCCCGTCACCGTCACTAGGCCAGTGTTCATCTCCTCCGGCCAAGGAGGCGGCTTCGGCGGCGCCGGGGGCTTTGGCTACGCTTCCGGGATTGGAGGCGGCATCGGCGGCGGTTTAGGAGGTGTCTACGGAGGCGGCATCGGAGGAGGCATCGACGGCGGCTACAGTTCTGGACACGGAGCCAGCAGCTTGGGAGCTATCGGCTATGCCTCAGGACTCAGCTATGGATCCGGGTCTAGCCACGGCTTCAGTTCCGGCTACAGCTCTGGATATGGTTATGGCCATGGATTAGGATACAGCAAGCACTGATGAAAATTATTGCACATTAGATTGTGTTCGTCTAGTCAGCTGCGAAATGAATCGCCTTTTTTATACTGGAACATTCACTAAATACACCAATTTGTCAACTTTTTACTTGTTATACTTTTGCTATggaataattatttgttttcaagatattaaataaatatattttgcccCCATTTAATGTGTTactgtttatttttatacaaataaataatgcaatctatttttgttttggtatttattgcattacatgatacataattatttcttttaagtCTGAAGAAGCTTTGACTAAAACACACAAAGTGATGCGGAAGACTAATTTTTACCGAAATTGTCTGAAATATCTAATTGTAACCAATCTTATATCAATCAGTAGAAAAGTTactccaaataaattttaaataaaactcagAGCATATCATAATAAATTTGATTCTATGTTAGTACAGTGAcaagtttttttaacttaatttacaattttttttacattatttattggaatatttttatgttatatataatttttcttatttcaaaAGTAGCCTATGCAGGGAATTTATGGATATATTTCtaatatcattatttttattgtagttaAAATAAGCCATAAAAGAGGTCTCAAAATTTATGAGTGTGTCAGaacatacaaaaattaatcaGGTTGAGCAAGGTCACGCAACGGTAAAATATAGGACTCACATATGTGAGGACCCCGGTATTAGAACCAGTCCAGCcatgtttaaatgttttttgcttatatttatttcCGAAATAATTTCATGATAATTCTGAAATCATCCAGTCATATTTCAGTATTTTCCTTTTGTTCTTGAATTAACATTTGATGGTATTAATAATGGCCCTGGAGAAAACAGACAACGGAAAAAGCTGCTTTGCTTTCTACTTGGTATATCTAGGTGTTCTTAATGGGTATGAGTTATTATTTTAATCCTTTTAATTTCGTGATTTATAGTATATTTACAACGGGAGCAAATCAATAACTAATGCTATTTTTATCCTGCTATTTTGACTGTGTTGATGTTTTCATACAACATTTTATCAATAACATAAAACTACCAGAATTTTTTACGTATAAATCTAAAGATCAATGAAaaaggaaagaaataaaaaataaataaaaataaaatttatcaaaaaaaattaaattaaaattaccaaaaaaaattctgatttctTGACTTTTTCCTTTGTTCAGCAACAATTGAGTTCCAGCAAAATTCTAGCCgtaaatttttgtaatgttttattatttttaatattttatatattttcaataaatattaattttattattttccttaTTCATTGATTTAGATTTAGAACATAGTTCCTTAGTTTTCTGTTTTTCGTTAGGAcaacttgtgtttgttttcttcgtATGCTGCTGATTATTTctgcaaatattttgtttgtttttatccgtgtgcttatgattatttctgtcaatattttgttggttttctccatgtactcctgattattcctttAAATACTTTGATGgcttactccgtgtgcttctgattattgctgtcaatattttgttggtttctccaagtgcttctggtcaaTCCTGACGTGacttatgttgttttttttcgtgtgctcTTTATTATTCGTGTCAATTATTTTGTTGGATTTCTCCATGTGCTCTTGGTTATTTctgtcgagacttctgctgatatctctacgtacatgttttttttttttttttcgtaattagaCAAACAAATTTATTCGAAATTAGGTTtagttagtgaatttctgttaccaaaTTATTAACAACAATATTTTCATTAGGGGGAATTTAGACAAGACCTTTTATTACTTAGTCTATTACTACGgcttgagacatctgagaaacactgacatgcaagacgaacttacTTCTTCTTGAA is part of the Bacillus rossius redtenbacheri isolate Brsri chromosome 8, Brsri_v3, whole genome shotgun sequence genome and harbors:
- the LOC134535301 gene encoding keratin, type II cytoskeletal 5-like, with product MRLLLACAFLLAAVATVRAAATEEKKHEKRGLLSSYGGGYGGGYGGYGGGYGLGGGLGYGSGFGSGIGFGSGAGLGIGSGIGVAVSAPAVRTVTQAVAVPVAQPVPVTVNRPVPVPVAQPIPVSVPRPYPVSVPHPVPVSVPRPYPVSVPRPVAVPVPQAVPVPVPQPYPVSVPQPVPVQVPQPVAVPVPQPVTVTRPVFISSGQGGGFGGAGGFGYASGIGGGIGGGLGGVYGGGIGGGIDGGYSSGHGASSLGAIGYASGLSYGSGSSHGFSSGYSSGYGYGHGLGYSKH